A DNA window from Bacteroidota bacterium contains the following coding sequences:
- a CDS encoding type II toxin-antitoxin system PemK/MazF family toxin, with amino-acid sequence MVCKDFTGWTRLKAELHEQKPPPTFKEREIWWGSIGINIGHETDGKSDACNRPVLVVKKFNQRIFWGIPLTTKIKDSPHYYRFDFNGRQQCAMLTQLRLWDAKRLTHKMGRLAEKECQGIRGALQNYLA; translated from the coding sequence ATGGTGTGCAAAGACTTCACCGGATGGACCAGGCTCAAGGCGGAACTGCATGAGCAGAAACCGCCACCAACCTTCAAAGAGCGGGAAATATGGTGGGGTTCGATTGGCATCAATATCGGGCATGAAACAGACGGCAAGAGCGATGCCTGCAACCGTCCGGTATTGGTGGTCAAGAAGTTCAACCAGCGCATCTTCTGGGGCATACCGCTGACCACGAAAATCAAAGACTCGCCGCATTATTACCGTTTCGACTTCAACGGCAGGCAACAATGCGCCATGCTGACCCAGCTACGGCTATGGGATGCCAAGCGCTTGACCCATAAAATGGGGCGTCTGGCTGAAAAAGAATGCCAGGGGATTCGAGGCGCATTACAAAACTATCTGGCATGA
- a CDS encoding zincin-like metallopeptidase domain-containing protein, which translates to MTNNRRKRGHNAAKTDIYQTVTDAIIAAIESGQTAEKFVMPWDGFTSLPLNASTGKSYRGINIPMLWVHQMERRCCSGYWATYKQWQELGAQVRKGEKGAGIVFWKLLDVEPEEDNDEGETRMFARWSTVFNADQVDGFTIPASENQGNARIIETAEDFMAATGARITHGGTRAYYQRGTDTIALPEQSSFHDTPTSTATEAYYSTALHELTHWTGAPKRLDRKKGKRFGDADYAFEELIAELGAAMLCATLGITSSTRPDHAHYIDGWLKALKNDKRFIFSAASQAQKAADYLLSLQPEV; encoded by the coding sequence ATGACAAATAACCGGCGCAAAAGAGGACATAACGCTGCCAAAACCGATATCTACCAAACCGTCACCGATGCCATTATCGCTGCTATCGAATCAGGGCAGACCGCTGAGAAATTCGTGATGCCCTGGGATGGCTTCACCAGCCTACCGCTCAACGCTTCGACGGGCAAGAGCTATCGGGGCATTAACATTCCCATGTTGTGGGTGCATCAGATGGAGCGGAGGTGCTGTTCAGGCTACTGGGCGACCTACAAGCAGTGGCAGGAGCTGGGCGCACAGGTGCGTAAAGGTGAGAAGGGTGCCGGTATCGTCTTCTGGAAACTCCTGGATGTCGAGCCGGAAGAGGATAATGACGAGGGAGAAACCCGTATGTTTGCCCGCTGGTCCACCGTTTTCAATGCCGATCAGGTGGATGGCTTTACAATTCCTGCCAGCGAAAACCAGGGCAATGCCCGGATTATCGAAACAGCCGAAGACTTCATGGCAGCTACCGGCGCAAGGATTACGCATGGTGGGACTCGGGCCTACTACCAGCGTGGGACGGATACGATTGCGTTGCCGGAGCAGAGCAGCTTTCACGATACGCCCACCAGTACGGCGACTGAAGCTTACTATTCCACGGCCCTGCATGAGCTGACTCACTGGACCGGCGCACCCAAGCGGCTGGACCGCAAGAAAGGCAAACGTTTCGGGGATGCTGATTATGCCTTTGAGGAGCTGATTGCTGAACTGGGTGCAGCCATGCTCTGTGCCACCCTTGGTATCACCTCCAGCACCCGGCCCGATCACGCACACTATATCGATGGCTGGTTAAAAGCGCTCAAAAACGATAAACGCTTCATCTTCTCCGCCGCTTCACAGGCTCAGAAAGCTGCTGATTATCTCCTCTCGCTTCAGCCGGAAGTCTAA